DNA from Mucilaginibacter mallensis:
TGCTGATAGCCCGAATGGTATAACTATCCTGCATGCAGGTGATTTACGTTATGCTGATTTAAATGGCGACGGTGTAATAGATGCAAACGACCAAAAAGCGATAGGCTATCCAAATCTTCCTAATACATCTGCAGGCTTAACGCTTGGGGCTGCTTATAAAGGCTTCAGCATAAGTGTGCTGTTCCAGGGTTCATGGAATTATAGCGTAATTATTACCGGCAATGGTATCGAACCGTTTGAAAGCCAGTTTCAACCCATTGACCTGAAAGCCTGGACCCCAGCAACTGCCGCTACGGCGCAATTTCCGCGCCTGAGCACCAATTTTGCAGGTACAGTCGATAGTCCGTCGGGCTACCCGTCTGATTATTGGTACATAAACGCCTGGTATCTGCGTGTAAAAACAATTGATATCGGTTACCAATTGCCTACCAAGCTGTTGCCTTTTCATGTTAGCAATGCACGTATCTACTTTAGCGCGTACAACTTGTTTACATGGGATAATTTCAGCAATAAATATCAGCAGGATCCTGAAGTTGCCTCAAACACAGCTGGCGACCAATATATTAATGCACGTGTAGTTAACATGGGGATTCAGTTAGGATTTTAATATTACTTGTATATAAGCCGTACATTTATTATACGGCTTATATACAAGCTTTTTTTGTTTAATGAGATGCTTTCCAACAATATCCGATCTTTTTGAATATCTGTTTCATATTCACATAGCCATACCAATTCAAACGTTTGGTTTTTTTGTGGCGATGGCATTTATACTGGCGTATCAGGCATTCAGGTCGGAATTAAAAAGAAAGGAACGCGAAGGCGATATCCATGCTTTTAAACGGGAAGTGGTCGTCAACCAATCATCATTACTAATTGAATTATGCCTGAATGGCCTTCTTGGGTTTTTATTGGGTTTCAAAATACTCGGCGCATTACTCAATTACGAAGCTTTTAAGGTTGATCCTGCCAAATATATATTCTCTCTACAAGGCAGTATTATAGCAGGCCTGCTTTGCGCACTGGCTTATATATACTGGATCTATAAGGACAGGAAAAAAGTCTCATCACAAAACAATACCGTAACTGCTGAGACAGTACACCCTTACCAGCTAATGGGTAAGATCGTTTTTTATGCAGGCTTTTGGGGGTTTATAGGCGCCAAGTTATTTGACATGATCGACTACCTGTATCAGCATGGTTTTACCTCCCTCCACGACCTGGTATTTTCAAGCGGGGTAACTTATTATGGTGGATTTTTATTTGGGATGCTGGCTTATTTTTATGTGGGCCTGCGTAACAATATGAAGTTGCCTTTTATAGCCGATATGGGTGCGCCGGGTATAATGCTTGCTTACGCGATAGGGCGGATAGGTTGCCAGCTCTCGGGCGATGGTGATTGGGGAATTGTAAATACACATATTAAACCCAACTGGCTAAGGTGGTTGCCTGATTGGATGTGGGCATTCAATTTTCCGCATAATATCATCAACCAGGATACCCGTATACCCGATTGTTATGGCAGCTATTGTTACCAGTTAAGCAGGGGTGTTTACCCAACCTCGTTTTATGAAACAGTAATTTGTATGCTGTTATTTATTTTTCTGTGGATGATACGCAAGCGCCTGACAGTGCCCGCGACAATGTCCTACATCTACTTAATACTCAGCGGCACTGAAAGGTACTTTATTGAGAATATCCGCATCAATCCAAGATATCATTTAGGGAGCATTAGTTTATCACAGGCGCAAATTATAAGTATCGGTATGGTATTGGTTGGGATTGGCGGCATAGTGTATTTATATCTGATAAAACCCAAACGGTATACCCTTACCTAAGATTATTTAACAACGATTATGAAATTTAGTAGCATATCCAAAAGCAGGCTGTTTACCTTAGGCTTATTGTTTATAGGCAGCAATTTATTCGCCCAAAAGCCCGACCTGGTACAATATGCCAATACCTTGCAGGGTACAAATTCAAAGTATGAAATATCATGGGGAAACGTAAACCCCGTAACCTCATTGCCATTTGCTATGAACGGCTGGACCGCGCAGACCAACAAAGACGGCGAAGGTTTTAAATACCAGTACTTTGTTCATTCTATCCGTGGCTTTCAGCAAACACACCAATGCAGCCCCTGGGTAAATGATTATGCGGTATTTTCACTAATGCCGGTAACAGGCAAACTGGTAGTAAATGAAGATGCCCGTGCCGCCACATTCGACCATAAAAATGAGATAGGCAAGCCCAACTATTACAAGGTAAAGCTGGATAACAATATTACCACCGAAATATCCCCAACATCGCGCGGAGCACACCTAAGGTTCACTTTCCCGAAAGCAGGTTCATACATTGTGTTGGATGGTTACACCAAAATGAGTATGGTGAAGATCTTCCCCTCAGAACGTAAAATAACCGGATATGTAGATAATGTACGC
Protein-coding regions in this window:
- a CDS encoding prolipoprotein diacylglyceryl transferase encodes the protein MRCFPTISDLFEYLFHIHIAIPIQTFGFFVAMAFILAYQAFRSELKRKEREGDIHAFKREVVVNQSSLLIELCLNGLLGFLLGFKILGALLNYEAFKVDPAKYIFSLQGSIIAGLLCALAYIYWIYKDRKKVSSQNNTVTAETVHPYQLMGKIVFYAGFWGFIGAKLFDMIDYLYQHGFTSLHDLVFSSGVTYYGGFLFGMLAYFYVGLRNNMKLPFIADMGAPGIMLAYAIGRIGCQLSGDGDWGIVNTHIKPNWLRWLPDWMWAFNFPHNIINQDTRIPDCYGSYCYQLSRGVYPTSFYETVICMLLFIFLWMIRKRLTVPATMSYIYLILSGTERYFIENIRINPRYHLGSISLSQAQIISIGMVLVGIGGIVYLYLIKPKRYTLT